Proteins encoded within one genomic window of Bacillus thuringiensis:
- a CDS encoding MerR family transcriptional regulator — MQKNIKEEMQMKKLFSIGEVAKIKDITIKALRYYHKMGILIPKHIDESTGYRYYSIDQFIHIDIIKSCRELNTSIVELQEIFKECNTDKLLRFLQVKREEAEDDIKKMKEVMETIDDLHAKVRSSQEILKNDEISIGFFEKRYVVVAPCKEVGSLQELLYYSDLEKIVQNYEEKMEMEMGILYNVNENWNVEPKYVFNKVRDDVHMEEMQNIKVLPSGKYITLAYSKENEEERRNTMIKYIKENNIEVESFIEVELVSDVFNAETYSCQIQIFIGDSENKKF; from the coding sequence ATGCAAAAAAATATAAAGGAAGAGATGCAAATGAAAAAGTTATTTTCTATTGGAGAAGTTGCAAAAATAAAGGATATTACGATAAAAGCGCTAAGATACTATCATAAGATGGGGATTCTTATTCCAAAGCATATTGATGAATCAACGGGGTATAGATATTATTCGATAGATCAATTTATTCACATTGATATTATAAAAAGCTGTAGAGAGCTGAACACAAGTATAGTAGAACTGCAAGAGATCTTTAAGGAATGTAATACGGATAAATTACTGCGATTTTTACAAGTGAAGAGAGAAGAAGCGGAAGATGATATAAAGAAAATGAAAGAGGTAATGGAAACGATTGATGACTTACATGCGAAAGTAAGGAGTTCGCAGGAAATATTAAAGAATGATGAAATCTCTATTGGATTTTTTGAAAAGCGTTATGTCGTTGTTGCGCCTTGTAAAGAAGTAGGGAGTTTACAGGAGTTACTGTATTATTCCGATTTAGAGAAAATCGTACAAAATTATGAAGAGAAAATGGAAATGGAGATGGGAATTCTCTACAATGTAAATGAAAATTGGAATGTAGAACCGAAGTATGTTTTTAATAAAGTACGAGATGATGTACATATGGAAGAGATGCAAAATATAAAAGTGTTACCGAGCGGGAAATATATAACGTTAGCGTATAGTAAAGAGAATGAAGAGGAACGTAGAAATACTATGATTAAATATATAAAAGAAAATAATATAGAAGTGGAGAGTTTTATTGAAGTGGAGTTAGTTAGTGATGTCTTCAATGCAGAGACATATAGTTGTCAAATCCAAATTTTTATAGGGGATAGTGAGAATAAGAAATTTTGA
- a CDS encoding SulP family inorganic anion transporter, which yields MFQKIAKECLAGFTVAIVALPLAIAFGIAATGTSEGALVGLYGAIFAGLFAALFGGTPGQVTGPTGPITVIATGVIATHGLEASFIAFMMAGLFQILFGVCKLGSYVRYIPYPVVSGFMNGIALIIILGEMKHVQNSFLLVVLTIIVMVVSGKWIKAIPSSLVALVGVTAMLPLFSSALEGLTVKLPIIGNLSLNKVIEKIGTIPEAMPTLHIPSLSGAGIAELILPALSIALLGSIDSLLTSVVMDNVTGTRHKSNKELVGQGIGNMMSGLFGGLAGAGATVRSIVNIRSGGKTALSASMHSVILFIFIMGLGSVVQYIPLAVLSGILILTGVGMFDWESMKKMHVAPKGDVIVMLVTMVVTVKFDLMIAVAFGIILSFIIYMVKCKERKASIVKEKEATYTIQGPLSFLSVDRIFTTLQDVKSPIVLRMKDARYMDVSGAMALLNFIEQSDKLGVSVTLEQVPTHIEKTLVTMASNEQKDKLQFVEADVM from the coding sequence ATGTTTCAAAAAATAGCAAAGGAATGTTTAGCAGGTTTTACTGTTGCGATTGTTGCGTTGCCACTTGCCATTGCATTTGGTATTGCTGCAACGGGAACGTCTGAGGGAGCATTAGTCGGATTGTATGGTGCGATTTTTGCAGGTTTATTTGCGGCGTTATTTGGTGGTACACCTGGGCAGGTTACGGGGCCAACTGGGCCGATTACGGTTATTGCAACAGGAGTTATTGCGACGCACGGATTAGAGGCGAGTTTTATAGCCTTTATGATGGCGGGACTGTTTCAAATTTTATTCGGTGTATGTAAGCTTGGATCTTACGTGAGGTACATTCCGTACCCTGTCGTTTCAGGATTTATGAACGGTATCGCATTAATTATTATTTTAGGTGAAATGAAACATGTGCAAAATAGTTTTCTACTTGTCGTATTAACGATTATCGTAATGGTTGTTTCTGGAAAATGGATTAAGGCAATTCCATCTAGTTTAGTTGCATTAGTTGGTGTGACAGCTATGCTTCCTTTATTTTCTTCTGCGTTAGAAGGACTTACAGTGAAGTTACCGATTATCGGAAACCTGTCATTAAATAAGGTGATTGAAAAGATTGGAACGATTCCAGAAGCGATGCCGACGCTTCATATTCCATCTTTAAGTGGAGCAGGCATAGCAGAACTTATTTTACCAGCGCTTAGTATTGCTTTATTAGGATCGATTGACTCGTTGTTAACATCGGTCGTAATGGATAATGTGACGGGTACACGTCATAAAAGTAATAAAGAACTGGTCGGACAAGGTATTGGTAATATGATGAGCGGATTGTTTGGCGGATTAGCAGGGGCAGGTGCGACTGTACGATCTATCGTAAATATAAGAAGTGGCGGTAAAACGGCGCTTTCAGCAAGTATGCATAGTGTTATATTATTTATTTTCATTATGGGACTTGGATCAGTCGTGCAATACATTCCGCTTGCTGTATTATCAGGTATTTTAATTTTAACAGGTGTTGGCATGTTTGATTGGGAAAGCATGAAGAAAATGCATGTAGCACCAAAAGGTGATGTCATAGTTATGCTCGTAACGATGGTTGTCACAGTGAAGTTTGATTTAATGATCGCTGTTGCGTTCGGAATTATTCTTTCGTTCATTATATACATGGTGAAATGTAAAGAACGTAAAGCTTCTATTGTAAAAGAAAAGGAAGCGACGTATACGATTCAAGGACCGCTCTCCTTCCTATCAGTAGACCGTATTTTTACTACTTTACAAGATGTGAAGTCACCGATTGTTTTACGTATGAAAGATGCGCGCTATATGGATGTATCCGGAGCTATGGCGTTATTGAACTTTATTGAGCAGTCGGATAAGTTAGGAGTGAGTGTGACACTAGAACAAGTGCCTACTCATATTGAAAAAACGTTAGTAACGATGGCGAGTAATGAGCAGAAAGATAAATTACAGTTTGTAGAAGCTGATGTTATGTAA
- a CDS encoding accessory Sec system S-layer assembly protein, with protein MLSFLKRAKKSGKDTTVSSNQLFGQEETNTENKTVKPTLYFHPSWGAVAQEQKYIYQFLHKELPRLQEYQISLSGIEIEKRNNGYDVAVFIRSTVPKPISFEEVTLILLNKEKKLCARKTFNLSALGDIPANVNMPFIFTFEQESITDAALSQTDWELAFELESKHGLDLDPSWEAQLPEASKEALRNFVDNLTPPSEGEINFLGLQAARKENGDLHTTLLIRNGCKDNIQLEQLPLHIEDATGAVVVKGAFTLPNLEIKTNTTKPWSFVFPASSILKEDMDLSSWKALVPQD; from the coding sequence ATGTTATCATTCCTAAAAAGAGCTAAGAAAAGTGGAAAAGATACGACTGTCTCTAGTAATCAATTATTCGGACAAGAAGAAACAAATACTGAAAATAAAACTGTAAAACCAACGCTTTACTTCCACCCTAGCTGGGGTGCAGTAGCACAAGAGCAAAAATACATTTATCAATTTTTACATAAAGAACTACCACGTTTACAAGAATATCAAATTTCTTTATCTGGAATTGAGATTGAAAAGCGTAATAATGGTTATGACGTAGCTGTATTTATTCGCAGCACTGTTCCGAAACCAATTTCTTTCGAAGAGGTTACATTAATTCTTCTAAATAAAGAGAAGAAACTATGCGCACGCAAAACATTTAACCTTTCTGCATTAGGAGATATTCCTGCAAATGTAAATATGCCATTTATTTTTACATTTGAGCAAGAGTCAATTACAGATGCTGCATTATCGCAAACAGATTGGGAATTAGCTTTTGAACTTGAAAGCAAGCATGGATTAGATTTAGATCCATCTTGGGAAGCTCAGTTACCTGAAGCAAGCAAAGAAGCTTTACGTAATTTCGTAGACAATTTAACACCTCCAAGCGAAGGTGAAATTAACTTCCTAGGCCTGCAAGCTGCAAGAAAAGAAAACGGTGATTTACATACAACGCTTCTTATTCGTAACGGTTGTAAAGACAACATTCAACTAGAGCAACTTCCTCTTCATATTGAGGATGCCACGGGTGCAGTTGTTGTTAAAGGCGCTTTCACATTACCTAACCTTGAAATTAAAACAAACACTACAAAACCATGGTCATTTGTCTTCCCTGCTTCATCTATATTAAAAGAAGATATGGACCTATCTTCTTGGAAAGCACTTGTACCACAAGACTAA
- the secA2 gene encoding accessory Sec system translocase SecA2 translates to MLNSVKKLLGDSQKRKLKKYEQLVQDINNLEEKLSDLSDEELRNKTITFKNMLHDGKTVDDIKVEAFAVVREAAKRVLGLRHYDVQLIGGLVLLEGNIAEMPTGEGKTLVSSLPTYVRALEGKGVHVITVNDYLAKRDKELIGQVHEFLGLKVGLNIPQIDPAEKKLAYEADITYGIGTEFGFDYLRDNMATSKNEQVQRPYHFAIIDEIDSVLIDEAKTPLIIAGKKSSSSDLHYLCAKVIKSFQDTLHYTYDAESKSASFTEDGITKIEDLFDIENLYDLEHQTLYHYMIQALRAHVAFQCDVDYIVHDEKILLVDIFTGRVMDGRSLSDGLHQALEAKEGLEITEENQTQASITIQNFFRMYPALSGMTGTAKTEEKEFNRVYNMEVMPIPTNRPIIREDKNDVVYVTADAKYKAVREDVLKHNKQGRPILIGTMSILQSETVARYLDEANITYQLLNAKSAEQEADLIATAGRKGQITIATNMAGRGTDILLGEGVHEIGGLHVIGTERHESRRVDNQLKGRAGRQGDPGSSQFFLSLEDEMLRRFAQEEVEKLTKSLKTDETGLILTSKVHDFVNRTQLICEGSHFSMREYNLKLDDVINDQRNVIYKLRNNLLQEDTNMIEIIIPMIDHAVEAISNQYLLEGMLPEEWDFARLTANINEILPVENIPSLSANNVHSPEDLQSVLKETLSLYKELVNELNSNTDLQQSLRYVALHFLDQNWVNHLDAMTHLKEGIGLRQYQQEDPTRLYQKEGLDIFLYTYGNFEKEMCRYVARHLGVPENVQ, encoded by the coding sequence ATGCTGAATTCGGTAAAAAAGCTGTTAGGAGATTCTCAAAAGAGAAAACTAAAAAAATATGAACAACTTGTTCAAGACATTAATAATCTAGAAGAAAAACTATCTGATTTATCTGATGAAGAATTACGTAATAAAACGATCACATTTAAAAACATGCTACATGATGGAAAAACAGTGGATGATATAAAAGTAGAGGCGTTCGCTGTTGTACGTGAAGCGGCAAAACGTGTACTTGGATTACGTCACTACGATGTGCAGTTAATTGGTGGTCTTGTACTATTAGAAGGTAATATTGCAGAGATGCCAACTGGCGAAGGGAAAACATTAGTTTCTTCTCTTCCAACATACGTACGTGCGCTTGAAGGAAAAGGCGTTCACGTTATTACTGTAAATGACTATTTAGCAAAACGAGATAAAGAATTGATTGGCCAAGTTCATGAATTTCTAGGTTTAAAGGTTGGATTGAATATTCCTCAAATCGATCCTGCCGAAAAGAAACTTGCTTACGAAGCTGATATTACATATGGTATTGGAACAGAATTTGGCTTTGACTATCTACGCGATAATATGGCTACTTCAAAAAATGAGCAGGTACAACGTCCCTATCATTTTGCTATTATCGATGAGATTGACAGCGTTTTAATTGATGAAGCGAAGACGCCTCTTATTATCGCTGGTAAGAAATCAAGCAGCTCTGATTTACACTATTTATGTGCCAAAGTTATTAAATCATTCCAGGATACCCTTCATTACACGTACGATGCAGAATCGAAATCTGCTAGTTTTACAGAAGACGGTATTACAAAAATAGAAGATTTATTCGATATCGAGAACCTATATGATTTAGAGCATCAAACTTTATATCATTATATGATTCAAGCATTACGAGCTCATGTCGCTTTCCAATGTGACGTTGACTATATTGTACATGATGAAAAAATTCTACTTGTAGATATTTTCACGGGCCGTGTTATGGATGGTCGCTCTTTAAGTGACGGTTTACACCAAGCTCTTGAAGCAAAAGAAGGTCTAGAAATCACTGAAGAAAACCAAACACAGGCGTCCATTACAATTCAAAACTTCTTCCGTATGTATCCAGCATTATCTGGTATGACAGGTACAGCAAAAACGGAAGAAAAAGAATTTAACCGAGTGTATAACATGGAAGTTATGCCGATTCCGACAAACCGTCCTATCATTCGTGAAGACAAAAATGACGTCGTGTACGTAACAGCTGATGCTAAATATAAAGCTGTACGTGAAGATGTTCTAAAACACAATAAACAAGGACGCCCGATTTTAATTGGAACGATGTCTATTTTACAATCAGAAACCGTTGCTCGTTACTTAGATGAAGCAAATATTACATATCAATTATTAAATGCGAAAAGCGCAGAGCAAGAGGCCGATTTAATCGCAACTGCTGGACGAAAAGGACAAATTACAATTGCAACGAATATGGCCGGACGCGGTACTGATATTTTACTAGGTGAGGGTGTTCATGAAATTGGCGGATTACATGTAATTGGGACAGAACGCCATGAATCAAGACGCGTTGACAATCAGCTAAAAGGTCGTGCTGGTCGCCAAGGTGACCCAGGTAGCTCTCAATTCTTCCTTTCTTTAGAAGATGAAATGTTACGACGTTTCGCACAGGAAGAAGTCGAGAAATTAACTAAATCACTGAAAACAGATGAAACAGGACTTATTCTAACTTCAAAAGTGCATGACTTCGTGAACCGTACACAATTAATTTGTGAAGGTAGCCACTTCTCAATGCGTGAGTACAATTTAAAGTTAGATGATGTAATAAATGACCAACGTAACGTTATTTATAAATTGCGTAATAACTTGTTGCAAGAAGATACAAATATGATTGAAATTATTATTCCAATGATTGATCATGCTGTAGAAGCCATTTCTAATCAATATCTTTTAGAAGGTATGCTTCCGGAAGAATGGGATTTTGCTCGTTTAACAGCAAATATAAACGAAATTTTACCAGTAGAAAATATACCATCACTATCAGCGAATAATGTACATTCACCGGAAGATTTACAATCCGTTTTGAAAGAAACATTATCTCTTTATAAAGAGCTCGTAAATGAGCTAAATAGCAATACTGATTTACAACAGTCGCTACGATATGTTGCCCTTCATTTCCTAGATCAGAACTGGGTTAATCACTTAGATGCAATGACCCACTTAAAAGAAGGCATCGGGCTAAGACAATATCAACAAGAAGACCCTACTCGTCTTTATCAAAAAGAAGGTTTAGATATCTTTTTATACACATATGGTAATTTCGAAAAAGAAATGTGCCGCTATGTTGCAAGACATTTAGGCGTTCCTGAAAACGTACAATAA
- a CDS encoding putative polysaccharide biosynthesis protein, protein MNNKFVKGAAILTITTFLSKVLGSFFQIPLQNIAGDEVLGIFRLVFPVYMIALTLSVAGVPLAISQLIAELHEKNDKDGIAKLFTSASIIGVIFGVLGFSVIMIGSSMFANMLGGQDTRLPLIVTSFALLIAPYMAVYRGYFQGFGDMIPTGVSQVIEQFIRVFFMLAIAFLFVYWNKESDVVTGGAMIGSCLGVITSLIYLRLKYVKSIYRYKSNTYSLQDFKDNAQKILRVSIPIAIGALSMPVLNLVDSVTIPHMLHGSTTMIQEQFGIYSRGFAFTQLIVVFASAMVFPLIPLLTAALTKKNMALAKQTIERTNELAHVLTTPITIWLMALAIPLNVGLFTDAKGSGMLAILIGSSYFTSLMVLSIGILQGINRSKQAAWIVVGASFVKVILNIVLVSQFGITGAAYSTLIIYIMICIVNYIYIRKELAYSIRVRRFFAVIGVSSIVGIGLYFTSTFINVVDSRLIAILYSGLAFCVALFIYGICALKLNWISKKQIPFLRK, encoded by the coding sequence ATGAATAATAAGTTTGTGAAAGGCGCTGCGATTTTAACGATTACAACGTTTTTATCGAAAGTGTTGGGAAGTTTTTTTCAAATCCCATTACAAAATATAGCAGGAGATGAAGTGCTTGGGATCTTCCGCCTTGTTTTTCCTGTATATATGATAGCTTTAACTTTATCAGTAGCGGGAGTACCGCTAGCTATATCACAGTTAATCGCTGAACTTCATGAGAAGAATGATAAAGATGGGATTGCTAAACTATTTACGTCAGCATCTATTATTGGAGTAATATTTGGGGTGCTTGGATTTTCGGTTATTATGATTGGATCAAGTATGTTTGCAAATATGCTTGGTGGACAAGATACGAGACTCCCATTAATTGTTACTTCGTTTGCTTTATTAATCGCACCATATATGGCGGTATATCGAGGGTATTTCCAAGGTTTCGGAGATATGATTCCTACCGGGGTGTCACAAGTAATTGAGCAGTTCATTCGTGTTTTCTTTATGTTAGCAATTGCATTCTTATTTGTATATTGGAATAAAGAGAGTGATGTTGTAACAGGCGGTGCAATGATTGGTTCTTGCCTTGGGGTAATTACGTCACTTATCTATTTGAGATTGAAGTATGTAAAAAGTATATATCGTTATAAAAGTAATACATATTCACTGCAAGATTTTAAAGATAATGCCCAAAAAATACTTCGGGTTTCGATTCCAATTGCAATTGGAGCATTATCGATGCCGGTGTTAAATTTAGTTGATTCTGTAACGATTCCACATATGCTACACGGATCCACTACAATGATTCAAGAACAATTTGGTATATATAGTCGTGGCTTTGCGTTTACACAATTAATTGTCGTGTTCGCAAGTGCGATGGTATTTCCGTTAATCCCATTGTTAACTGCTGCATTAACAAAGAAAAATATGGCGTTAGCAAAACAAACAATTGAACGAACAAATGAGCTTGCTCATGTTTTAACAACACCGATAACAATCTGGCTCATGGCACTTGCAATCCCGTTAAATGTTGGATTGTTTACAGATGCTAAAGGGAGCGGAATGTTAGCTATTTTAATTGGTAGTTCGTATTTCACATCACTTATGGTATTATCAATAGGAATTTTGCAAGGAATTAACCGTTCTAAGCAAGCGGCGTGGATAGTTGTTGGAGCGAGTTTTGTAAAAGTCATATTAAATATAGTACTCGTAAGTCAATTTGGCATAACTGGTGCGGCTTATAGTACACTTATCATATATATCATGATTTGTATCGTAAATTATATATACATTCGAAAAGAATTGGCTTATTCGATTCGAGTGAGGAGATTTTTTGCTGTCATTGGAGTATCTAGTATAGTAGGTATAGGATTGTATTTCACATCTACTTTCATAAATGTG